From the Ipomoea triloba cultivar NCNSP0323 chromosome 8, ASM357664v1 genome, the window CTAGTTAGACGAGATCGTGAGATTACATCTTGATCATCCATTCTATTAGTTTCACGGTTCAGATTTGAGGGGGGTTTTTAGTTGTTAGGCGCTCAAATTTAATAGTGTAGGGGCTGTGAAGTAATTTTACTCATTAATTACAATCATTTCCAATTTTGTTTACCGTGATACTCTCGATATTTTCTTTATAGAATCGCAATTGCAGTCTAGCTCTTCACGCAGGTTTCACAATCTAGTCGTCTCTCTATATCGCGGAATCCCAGTTCGTCGTCTCTCCTTATCGCCTCAGTGTCTACATACCGGAGAAGCTTCATGGCTGGTTCTTCCATCAGGTGGTCAAAGCGTCTATGCAAGAATTCTTCCGGTGGATCAAGGTATTTCATTTTCCCCttgttttgtttcttcttttttttttctttgtttttatgttgtttgtgaGGGGTTGCTTTTTATTTCTGGGGTTGGAAATTGGAATGGTTTTTCGGGTAGGGGTCTCGATTTTATGGGGTTGTAGTGTGCTTACCGGTCCGGGAGGCTATAAGTGGCGACAGTGACTGGTAGTAGTCTGTGTGTAATGTTGTTATGGTTGTGGGTCAGAGGATAATTGATAAGTTGAATTGAACCAACTTGGGGAATATTGTTTCGGGATGAACGTCGTCAAAGTGATGAAGTTCTGGAAAGCACACAAATCAAATCAAGGGAAGGGTGTAAGGGAATAACATAAGAATGAGAGTAGTTGAGAATTGGTTGAATCTATTATGAAGTACAAGAAGAAGGCAGTAAAACATTAATGAATAGGGAGATTTAGAAGCTGGGAAGCTATTCTGTGCTGGATTTTATGCTgtataagaaaaatattgtgAATGGATGTTGTTTTTTGATCATCTACAAGTCCAGCAGCTGTGCGAAGTGGGTATGGCTTTCTTGCTTTAATTTCACCTTGGTTCATGAGAATATACTTGATGATAAGGTGTTCTTTTATTGATTTTGAAATGTTTGTGAAACATTATATGCTTGCAggatgcattaaaaaaaatcaactttaaTATGCTACTAAGAGTTTGATAATTTAATTGCTTATTATCATCTGctcaaaagaaaacaaaactaaaaatcattgaattattttattgaaacaTAGAGTGGGAAGTCGCATAATCTGATTCCGGCCTAAAAGACACTTAGtatttcaaaaatcaaattgTTTATGAATTATCAAGCCATGCTGGATTAAATAAAAAGTTATGATAACTTGATAAGgcaatttaaaatttatcatgATTTCTTTATGCTATTATTTACTTTGTCATCTTTTAGGCATGGAGTCCACCGATACATGATAAATAAAAGTCAGTGTCAtctttcaattatatttttgtgtgtGCGCAACAACATTATGGTTTGTGTGCATATAGTATTCGTATGTGCTTTTGATATGCTGCAAATCTGCAGTCTTCCCTATCATATTTGGGTGTCTGCGAGACAGACTTGGTGTGTGTGCGCAGCCGAGCATCATATTAAAGTGTATGCATGTTACTAATGACGTATGTGCATTACAACCACAGTCGGAATGCACTCTGTGCAAGTGGTTGGATTTTGGTAGTGTTTTGTGTGCATATCAATTTGAAAGTGCGTGCAAGTGGTTGGATTTATTGTGGTATGGGTGTAGAGGTGTGTTTATGTTAGGGGGGTTGGTGTGTGCATTTCAGTATTGGTGTATGTTGTTGGTGTGTGCATTTCGTGGGTGTAGAGGTGTGTTTGTGTTAGGGGGGATGGTGTGTGCATTTCAGTATTGGTGCATGTTCGATTTTTTGTTAATACATATTTTGAGGGTATGCATTTGAGTGTTGAAGTATGTGCGTATGTTGAGTGGTGGAGTGTGTGCGTGTTTGCTATTATATGACGAAATTAGTAATGGAGGTGTTTGAGATATGGTGCTCTCTAGTCATGATTAAATATTGTTGTGTATATGATATTTCTTGTGTAGATGCATGTGTGTGCGTATTAATTATGTGGTAGGTGCGGCCTAGTTTTTTGTTGAATTTAAGTGGCAATTATTTTGGATGTAAATACCAAATATGTGAATTCGGTTGTAAATACAAAAGATGTGAATTCGGTGGCTACCTATAGTTGTGGTTTTATATTGTCTAGGTAAACATATTGCGGATGACACTACTTAGGAATTATCTTAGAGTAAAAAAGAATTCATTGAAACACGAAAGCATAATAATTTAACTATGTCAATTTAAAAAACTTCATATTTTATAcgatttatttctttataccatGCAAAACTGTTTTTTGGTTTTTCGTGTGAATGGTTGAATAGTAGGtcttttgttgtttgttgtaTGGGGGAATTgttgtatttttatattgtatcaaaattatttattcgTGTTGGGGTGTGCGGGATAGACTTGGTGTGTGTGCGTAGTGACTCGTCATAATCTAGATCTGTGCACTTTAGGTTATAAGTGTGTGCGTTAAGTATGTGCATACTACTCTGTGAGTGGTATAGGGGGCGACATTTTCATTTGTTATTAATTGGTTCTTTTTGAAATTTTCAGGGAACAATGATGAAGGGATTCGAAATGTTATGGTGGATAGTCTGCCTTCTGACGATTTTGAACATCCGCCACTCCGCCAGTTGCATTGTCTTCTCTTGTCCAAGCAGACCCAGCTTTGGACGATTCAGATCATGGGCTAGCTAGTGAAGATGTGGGGTTGTTTCCTATCATGAAGACCGCACCAACCCAAAGAATTTAGTCTCAGAGCTATGCGGGTTAATGCATGCCAAAACAACATCCGTACAGTATATCGCACACATCTACCACCATTATTTTAGAACACGGTCATTACAGTACTTGGTCAGTAAAATGCACACGTTGTAAACCTCACATGCACACACTTTCATGTTAGAACCACTAAATATTAACTGTTGAATGTTGGTTAGTAGGGTGGTTATAGtccattttcttaatttatttattatcttagTTTCTTTTGTAACAAACGTCATTTGCACCCACACAAGAATAAATCAAACTTTGTACCCGTTTACGTTCAGCAAAATGCACACAGCTTCACTAGCGTCTGCACACGCATGTGGTAGTagacatattaaaaattaagcGGGTAGAATAATGATTAGTACTATGCATCCACCTGACTCAGTAAATGCAAACACATTCATGAAATTCTAAAACGTTTCAATCAAGATGCAAAAAATTCAAAGGAGTACGGTTTATTGCTATAAACGAAGTTCAATCCCtatgaattattaaaataaacgTGTTTGATATGTGGGGGGGTGCCGAAATTCACTAATGCACACACCTacgaataaaaaaaatcaacaattcaCAAAGCATGCAAATCCAACAATTCACGAAGGTCCACATGCATGACTAATATTCCTACAGAATTATGCACACACCCGAACTCACAAATGCACACACCTatgaataacaaaaaaaaaataaaaaaattaacatttcaaAAAACATACAAAACCAACAATTCATGCTGGTCCACACACGACTAATGTTCTTACAGAATTGTGCACACACCCAAACTCACAAATGCTCACACCTATAGTTCCCATTATATTTAAGAGTACCgcgataaaaaaaaatgtcaacctATTCATTGACTTGTCATTATTTTGCGTGTACTACGGTAGTCATATGCACACTGCTTGCAAGAAACAAACGTTGTTGATCACG encodes:
- the LOC116026935 gene encoding uncharacterized protein LOC116026935; amino-acid sequence: MVYLVMWTVGPRYNLNRMSIESQLQSSSSRRFHNLVVSLYRGIPVRRLSLSPQCLHTGEASWLVLPSGGQSVYARILPVDQGNNDEGIRNVMVDSLPSDDFEHPPLRQLHCLLLSKQTQLWTIQIMG